From the genome of Solanum pennellii chromosome 6, SPENNV200:
tcaatttctcaTTGCTAAATTTGGTGTTTATTTGAGCCTTCTTTTGGCGTTTCCATTTACGATTCTACTCCACCTTTTGTTGGCAGGTATGCTGATTCGAAGGACATATCTGCGAATTCTTTTGTATCTTCTGAAATTCCAGATCAATGTACACCAATTCATTTGAATCTGGTGGTGAGTCTGTTTTCCTGAGCcaatcttaattaaaaaaattatgatcattttaggAGTATTATCCTTCATGTCCGGGTAACTCAtaataaattacttattttttgatgaaaacTGGCAGATTGATAAAATATTCATGTTATTAAGAGAACGGAAATTTGGATCGAACAATATTTAACTGATGCTTACACGTTGAGGAGTGAACTATCTCAACTACTGTTAATCTCTTGATATATATCTAGGGTATCCTGACGTATATGTGTTTAGATTTAGTTTAGGGAGGGCTATACACAGGATTTTGGTGCCTGAAGCTTGTCTGCATCATACCattttgaaagaagaaaatttcGTGCTTTTCAAATGAGAAACTACTGTGTACTTTAAAACAGAAGAGGAGAATGCAATCCAAAAATTTAGTTTGCTAGCTAATGTTTTAGAATTTTCAACAAAGAATTTTAGATGAAGAGAATCACTAATTTTCACTCACTACACCATTCTCTTCTCCTTCTCTGAGTCCAAGGTCAAATTTTGCAGAACCTTTATGGTTGTATTTTTCATTTAGAGTGTCTTTACTTCGTTGCTTCCTCCATTTTAATGAGAAATGCTTCTGTTCcactttagttattattttggCACTTAACATGCTTTGCGTTCTCCCTCACTTGCTTGTCGTAAGGCATCTAATGTTGTAGTAACATACAGACGCTTAGTTTGTTCCCATGCTGCATACTCTGTATTCTCCTCAAATTATATGACTGACGAGAACATCTAGTGCACCACAGAGATTTGAGTTTGAAGTTCTTTATGGATATCTGTCTGATGATAAACTTGAGCAATTTGGCTGGAATTGCTGAAGTTATGCTTTTCCTGTAAGAGATGTTTTCAGAGATAATTTGTTGTGATTGCTTTCTTGTTCTTTGATAGGCAAGACATGGCACTCGTGCACcaacaaagaagaagataagGGAATTAGAAGCCTTGGATGCTCATTTGGAAGTCCTTGTACGTGATGCAAAAGAACATAAGCAATATTCGGAGAAAATTCCCTCTTGGTTAGCGGAATGGAGGTCTCCTTGGAAAGGAAAAGTTACAGGTGGAGAGTTGATCACTGAAGGAGAAGATGAATTATATCATCTCGGAATCAGAGTCAGAGAAAGATTTCCAGACCTTTTCAATGAAGAATACCACCCAGATGTATATTCAATCAAGACTACCCAGGTTGATAGATCAGTttattacttctttatattCAGTCTGAGACAATGGCAAAGCATGACTAGAGTCATCCTACTGAATAAAGAAGAAAGTATGAATGAAGTTATCCTTCCCTCTGCTGGTCTCAATACTAGTCAAAGAACTTTTGCaacaaatgataaaaaaaatctaacatGCTAGCAGTAGTTGAAGAGCCAAATTTTGCTAGGACATCATACATCTTTTTGTTATTGAAAATCCAAAGAGGATATCTCATCATCTTGTAAGCTCAAGGACTTTTGGTCCTTTGACTTGCCTTTGCCTTGTCTTCTTTTTCTGGCTTCCTCATGTGTCATGCACAGATGATTTCCAAATAAATACTTAAATAGACAACAGGGATATTTGTAGAGGCTTTTGTCTTTTTTGCTGCTGTTGTCAGGCAAATCATATGGTTTTAGAAGTAGCTGCGGAGCGTCTTTATTTATCCACCAAAGCACATCTTAAGTTTCACATATTTAAGTGATGCATCAAGAATTCAATTGTTTTACTAGTATTTGGATTTGCATGATTGGAGAACTTATCTACATTCTACAAATATGCCCTTTGTATTCAAAGGTTGCAGTCTCTAATTCCATGTCAATTTCTTGTTAGCTTCTCAGTCATATTGCCTTCAAATTCATGTTTACATATATAGGTTCCTCGGGCATCAGCTAGTGCTGTGGCATTTGGGATGGGTCTATTTAATGAAAGAGGGAAGCTTGGACCAGGAAGGCATCGAGCTTTTGCAGTTACAAGCGAAAGCCGTGCAAGTGACATAGTTTTGAGATTTCATGATTGTTGTCAAAGCTACAAGGTACACATGCAAATTTTATCTTCCTTTATGGTGGAGGTTTCTGTatgaataacatcaaaattagTTGCCATTCATGCATTTTAACTAGTTTTTTGAGCTTTTGCTTGTAAATTTGGGACTTGAAGTAATAATAACTACATCAATGCTGGTTAAGTTAGAGTGAAACATTGTTTGATTGTTTTCAAAAGTTAACAATTTTCTGTCACGCAATGAAGTCTCTTTCCTCAAATAGCAAAGTTAAACATCTCCTAGAggtgtaaaaataaaatacataccGACTAAACTGCGACTGAGCCAATGGAGATTAACTTATTATTGAAGATGTTGCTGGAATAGAACACAACTCCTAAATATGGGTTAAGTTATTTGTGGTTTGCATATTTTTAGAAGTCTAATGCACATAGAAATGCAAACTTGCTTTCATTTATCGACGAAGTGCTAACTCTGCATGTtgctaatttaaaaataaaaataaaggagtgTTCTGTATTGTACACTGTtactacttttttcttttttgaagtAACCGCCTTTGTTGTCTCTCTTACGCCTTTTTATCGATATGGGTGCTATCTGATCTAAAGAAGACTTAAGCAAGACTTTACAGATTGGGTGTTATTTCTTTCTGGGTTTTGGTGAGTGGGTGGGAATGGGGGTTTGATTGGAGAGTCGAGTGagcaaaaaaattatgatactTTTTCATTGGTTGCAGGCTTTTAGAAAAAGTCAGGAGCCAAATGTTGACAAGCTCAAAGAACCTCTATTGAATGAAATTACTCGTGAATTAGTCAGGCAATATGGGCTTAATTTTACAAATCAAGATGTATCTTCTTTATGGTTTCTCTGCAAACAGGTGAGTATAGTAATATTAGTGTTCTGATGAGTGCTAAACCttgtataaattatatcaagaaCTTATTTCCTAAATAACTTTTCTCCCAGGAAGCATCCTTATTGAACATCACCAATCAAGCTTGTAGTCTGTTCAGTCCATCTGAGGTAGTGCTAATCCTATTCTGGTTTTTTTCGTTTCTATTTCCTGTTTTGGGTTTCATGGTTCCTGCTGCTCTATGTTTTTTCCCTTTCCATTTTCTTGGGGGAGAATGTGGAATGCAGGGAGAGGGTGAGAGATAAGTCCATCTCCTTTGATGTTTGATTAAAACATATGATTTACTTGTTGAGCTCCGCGTATTTTAAGTACATCCCAACTTTTCATTTATATGGAATATTGGAGCTTTCTTGCTGCCATCCCTGGTTACTGACAAGTTCACATTTAGGTTTCTTTGTTGGAGTGGACTGATGATTTGGAGTTGTTCATTCTGAAAGGCTATGGTGACACACTAAATTATCGAATGGGAGTGCCACTTCTTGAGGATGTTGTTCAATCAATGGAACAGGCAATTAAGGCTAAAGAAGGTGATACTAGGTCAACAAGCTTTTctttcttcactttttttttcctgGGGGTTAAATAGTGTCTCATAAGGCATATGGATGTCTTGTTCTTCCTTGTTGCAGCTAACGAGATCACAAAGGAAGAGATAGTTATGGTGTAACTGATGTTTACTAAAACCAAACCAGTAAATGTAATAAGATCTTTGTTATCTCGCTACTATCTCCTTCCGAGTAATCTTGAAATTTATATCCTAGATTGGCCGCTAATTTGCATATTCTGTCCTTGTTCCTTGAATTTAAGCTTCAACCAtttatctttcttttgtaaTATGATTTGTGTATATCTCTCGTCTCTAATTCCAAGCAATCCAGAAAATTTACATCCCAGATCAGCCACTAAATTTGCAGATTCTGTAATTATTCCTTGAGGTTTAAGCTTCTATTTATAAGCTGTCCTTTCAATTAGGTGCTTCTGTTGTACAAATTATCCTCATTCTGTTGATTCCTAGTATGAATGTCTCCCTGTATCACTCACTCTAGTCTATCTGAAATTCTTCTATCCTACTAATGTCATTTTTCatcatgtatgtgtatgtatTTCCTAAACTGAACTTAGATCCAAACaataaatttgtttatatgTGAATCAATTATACTCCGAGGGTAATCTGTATctaattttgtatttcttttgcTTTCACCTTTTCTTAATCTCTTCTGTACATTCTCCTCCTTCAGAAGGATATGCTACAGGGATCTATGAAAAAGCAAGAATGCGTTTTGCTCATGCAGAAACTCTCCTTCCCTTTTCATGCCTAATCGGGCTCTTTCTTGAAGAATCTGGTGAGTGTTTGTACAGTAGAATTGTAGTAGTTATTGGTCCTACTCTGATTTTGTAAATCTGTTTCTGATGGCTGCAGAGTTTGAACGGATACAAAGAGAGGAAAGCTTGGAACTCCCTCCTAAGCCTCCGAAGAATAGAAACTGGCGGGGAAGTAATGTGGCTCCTTTTGCTGGAAATAACATGTTAATCCTTTATAGCTGCCAATCGGACAACTCAAGCAAGTACTTTGTGCAAGTGCTACATAATGAACGTCCCATAGCATTGCCAGTAAGTGTTTCGGGATTCATATTATGGCGAATATGAATATGTTTGTTCCTTGCTTTTCAATTCATCTTCGCTGATTAGTAGGACACTGGAGATTTTTCATAgaccttttaattaaaaagaaataaattgttTCACTGGCAGCCTAGTCCATGTTGCTCAATTAGTGGTTTTGTTCCAATCGTTCATCTGATGTGATCGTGTCAGAGCAGTGAACTTACACGTTCATAAAATGCCTTATTTCAGTCTAATTTTGGGAAGTACATAAAAGCCCACGAGTACTTTCCTGTGAAACAGTTTGTATCGGGTTACCCTTAGATAAGAATGATGGTGTAAGCTTTCATTCTAGTTTTTCTTTGCGCGTTCTCTTCTCcgtcatttttttctttaataataagATTTTCTGAGAGAGTGACTGGAAACATCACATTACTTATAGAAACCACTTGTCAAAATGCTGCTAACAACTTGTGCTGCAGGTGACATATATTTGTTCACTTTGGGAATTTTGGTGGCTATTGATACTTGCTAATTGTGTCCATTCTGATTTGATGCTTCTCTCTGTTCTTGTAGGGTTGCCATGGTTCGAGTTTTTGCCCATTCGAAATATTCAAggtattactttcatatatcaCTAGATGTTTCAGATTACTGAGGCATAGGCTATCCATTAAGTCTCACCCATTCTAACTGTCCTCTACAGGATAAAATAGCTGCTCCTCATTTGAAACACGACTACAACATGCTTTGCAACGTAATAGAACAGAAACAGAAGGATTCTGCTTCCAGTAAGTTATCACAAATACTTGGTTGGTTTTGGTCTTTGAGAAATGCTGGTTCATTGGCCCGGAAAGATGATTTATAGTTTCTCACAAGTTTCTCTtcgtttcttcttcttctttttttaaatctttttttctatGTTTGGCTGGTTGTGTCTGCTTATTAGCATGATTCAATCGTTAGGCCATGCAGATGATCCTGGCAGGTTACGATTGCTAGGCCAAATACTGAATGGATGAATTTTAGGTAGCTGGTGGATTTTTGGAGGTCTAACCATAGGTAGCAAAGAAGGAATATAATCAGTGGAAATCTTTACTAGTGTTAATTGTATGTTTTTTCACATACGGGAAGTTTGTGTAATGGCCATATTCCTAGAGTATGTCGATCTTGATTTGTCTTGGCCATCTGCACTTACATATTATGTTAACATAGATTTTGCAATAACCTTAACATAAATATGGCACCCAGATTTGGTTACTAATCCATTATTAATTGGGATGTGCTGAATGATCGATTTTGCTCTTGAAACGGAGATGTGTCCCAAAGCATCTTTCAAAGGGAAGCAAGAAGAATTAGTTTATGAAGAGAATTAAGGATTGAGTGAATCAAATTGTAATTCTCATTTCTGCAATAATTCCAAACACATTGTAGctatttatacaatttgctaACAGACTTTAATTATCTCTTAACTGCAGACATTTTCTAGCTAACACTGTGCAACCTGAATTAGCCTGACTAACTTAGTACAAATATCAACAATTATGATAGATCCATGAACACTATTATCATTGCCAACTTGCTAATAAGGTAATCATGCTGTTATTTTACAGTCCCGTAGTCTGCCATCTGTTCTTACTGCCCACATGATCTGTTTCTGATCAGTTAATGTAATTTTTCTAACAAAATGACAATTTCTACGTGCTTTGTGCACTCATAAAAGGTTCATAGGAAGTTCAATTTGTACCCACCAATTCCTTCAGTAAAGCATGAATCCATGCTTATAACTTTGACATTGTCCCAGCCGTTCTTCCATAGTTTCTGTAGTACTCCTTGAGatggttgaattttttttcttatttatctcCTTTATATCAACGGAAAAGGATCAAAACTATTCTGGACTGTTTGAAAAAAAGTTAGGTATCCCTCATTCATCTATTGGTTAAAAATATCACTCAATTTACCTTTTTGGTCTACTATTACCTTTAAAAATAACATGCttttattatgtaattttattattattaataattacgTGATGTTTCTTTATtggataaatttaaatttcaatccTCCAATCTTTTTTCTATCCGTTCAACCCATATCCACATTCTTTGGCCCAAGCTCAATTAAGagattcataaaaaataaaagatgggaaatttttcaaaatgtcaatattttaacatttaagagggctcattagcaacactttcaatatttagtaaaaatgtcaatttttagtttgttatgtattttatttatgtttttattatttatttttatttaaagaatataattatttaataacaaaagggagaaaatcaagggagagaatatttcaaaataaggatcagttacatttttaaataaaatttaaactttgttcgttttttcttctccagaatttttacctttttaaaattatatccattccacaatatattctatttatatttattatagttttttattagtttgtattcattccaattgGTATGCCGAATGTATCTATATaatcatttaagaaatatatttgtattcatatatttttttccttatatagttatttttttcttcaaaaatcttgtatgtattcatttcaatatgtattttatttgtatttctatttattctagtttttatttagaattttgtaatataatatataaaatacaaaaaattagtacgatgaaaaagtgaatgaaatataaaattgaaaagaaataattgaatatttggtgtactcattcttaaataaaatgcataactagttgacatacctttagaataaatataaattagaaaaaaaatgtcaaattcagaaacaatgcaacataatttttgaatgaatacaacagtaacgacctgtttagtcgttttaagcagcagattttatttctggaaaaactgtgtgagtcgacggaacccacgacggaccgtcatgggcatgacggaccgtcgagggggtctcgttccaaaacacttagaattctgaaatttgggtactaaaatcgactctctgaacttcgtgacgacatggcaggacggaccgtcgtggacacGACGGNNNNNNNNNNNNNNNNNNNNNNNNNNNNNNNNNNNNNNNNNNNNNNNNNNNNNNNNNNNNNNNNNNNNNNNNNNNNNNNNNNNNNNNNNNNNNNNNNNNNNNNNNNNNNNNNNNNNNNNNNNNNNNNNNNNNNNNNNNNNNNNNNNNNNNNNNNNNNNNNNNNNNNNNNNNNNNNNNNNNNNNNNNNNNNNNNNNNNNNNNNNNNNNNNNNNNNNNNNNNNNNNNNNNNNNNNNNNNNNNNNNNNNNNNNNNNNNNNNNNNNNNNNNNNNNNNNNNNNNNNNNNNNNNNNNNNNNNNNNNNNNNNNNNNNNNNNNNNNNNNNNNNNNNNNNNNNNNNNNNNNNNNNNNNNNNNNNNNNNNNNNNNNNNNNNNNNNNNNNNNNNNNNNNNNNNNNNNNNNNNNNNNNNNNNNNNNNNNNNNNNNNNNNNNNNNNNNNNNNNNNNNNNNNNNNNNNNNNNNNNNNNNNNNNNNNNNNNNNNNNNNNNNNNNNNNNNNNNNNNNNNNNNNNNNNNNNNNNNNNNNNNNNNNNNNNNNNNNNNNNNNNNNNNNNNNNNNNNNNNNNNNNNNNNNNNNNNNNNNNNNNNNNNNNNNNNNNNNNNNNNNNNNNNNNNNNNNNNNNNNNNNNNNNNNNNNNNNNNNNNNNNNNNNNNNNNNNNNNNNNNNNNNNNNNNNNNNNNNNNNNNNNNNNNNNNNNNNNNNNNNNNNNNNNNNNNNNNNNNNNNNNNNNNNNNNNNNNNNNNNNNNNNNNNNNNNNNNNNNNNNNNNNNNNNNNNNNNNNNNNNNNNNNNNNNNNNNNNNNNNNNNNNNNNNNNNNNNNNNNNNNNNNNNNNNNNNNNNNNNNNNNNNNNNNNNNNNNNNNNNNNNNNNNNNNNNNNNNNNNNNNNNNNNNNNNNNNNNNNNNNNNNNNNNNNNNNNNNNNNNNNNNNNNNNNNNNNNNNNNNNNNNNNNNNNNNNNNNNNNNNNNNNNNNNNNNNNNNNNNNNNNNNNNNNNNNNNNNNNNNNNNNNNNNNNNNNNNNNNNNNNNNNNNNNNNNNNNNNNNNNNNNNNNNNNNNNNNNNNNNNNNNNNNNNNNNNNNNNNNNNNNNNNNNNNNNNNNNNNNNNNNNNNNNNNNNNNNNNNNNNNNNNNNNNNNNNNNNNNNNNNNNNNNNNNNNNNNNNNNNNNNNNNNNNNNNNNNNNNNNNNNNNNNNNNNNNNNNNNNNNNNNNNNNNNNNNNNNNNNNNNNNNNNNNNNNNNNNNNNNNNNNNNNNNNNNNNNNNNNNNNNNNNNNNNNNNNNNNNNNNNNNNNNNNNNNNNNNNNNNNNNNNNNNNNNNNNNNNNNNNNNNNNNNNNNNNNNNNNNNNNNNNNNNNNNNNNNNNNNNNNNNNNNNNNNNNNNNNNNNNNNNNNNNNNNNNNNNNNNNNNNNNNNNNNNNNNNNNNNNNNNNNNNNNNNNNNNNNNNNNNNNNNNNNNNNNNNNNNNNNNNNNNNNNNNNNNNNNNNNNNNNNNNNNNNNNNNNNNNNNNNNNNNNNNNNNNNNNNNNNNNNNNNNNNNNNNNNNNNNNNNNNNNNNNNNNNNNNNNNNNNNNNNNNNNNNNNNNNNNNNNNNNNNNNNNNNNNNNNNNNNNNNNNNNNNNNNNNNNNNNNNNNNNNNNNNNNNNNNNNNNNNNNNNNNNNNNNNNNNNNNNNNNNNNNNNNNNNNNNNNNNNNNNNNNNNNNNNNNNNNNNNNNNNNNNNNNNNNNNNNNNNNNNNNNNNNNNNNNNNNNNNNNNNNNNNNNNNNNNNNNNNNNNNNNNNNNNNNNNNNNNNNNNNNNNNNNNNNNNNNNNNNNNNNNNNNNNNNNNNNNNNNNNNNNNNNNNNNNNNNNNNNNNNNNNNNNNNNNNNNNNNNNNNNNNNNNNNNNNNNNNNNNNNNNNNNNNNNNNNNNNNNNNNNNNNNNNNNNNNNNNNNNNNNNNNNNNNNNNNNNNNNNNNNNNNNNNNNNNNNNNNNNNNNNNNNNNNNNNNNNNNNNNNNNNNNNNNNNNNNNNNNNNNNNNNNNNNNNNNNNNNNNNNNNNNNNNNNNNNNNNNNNNNNNNNNNNNNNNNNNNNNNNNNNNNNNNNNNNNNNNNNNNNNNNNNNNNNNNNNNNNNNNNNNNNNNNNNNNNNNNNNNNNNNNNNNNNNNNNNNNNNNNNNNNNNNNNNNNNNNNNNNNNNNNNNNNNNNNNNNNNNNNNNNNNNNNNNNNNNNNNNNNNNNNNNNNNNNNNNNNNNNNNNNNNNNNNNNNNNNNNNNNNNNNNNNNNNNNNNNNNNNNNNNNNNNNNNNNNNNNNNNNNNNNNNNNNNNNNNNNNNNNNNNNNNNNNNNNNNNNNNNNNNNNNNNNNNNNNNNNNNNNNNNNNNNNNNNNNNNNNNNNNNNNNNNNNNNNNNNNNNNNNNNNNNNNNNNNNNNNNNNNNNNNNNNNNNNNNNNNNNNNNNNNNNNNNNNNNNNNNNNNNNNNNNNNNNNNNNNNNNNNNNNNNNNNNNNNNNNNNNNNNNNNNNNNNNNNNNNNNNNNNNNNNNNNNNNNNNNNNNNNNNNNNNNNNNNNNNNNNNNNNNNNNNNNNNNNNNNNNNNNNNNNNNNNNNNNNNNNNNNNNNNNNNNNNNNNNNNNNNNNNNNNNNNNNNNNNNNNNNNNNNNNNNNNNNNNNNNNNNNNNNNNNNNNNNNNNNNNNNNNNNNNNNNNNNNNNNNNNNNNNNNNNNNNNNNNNNNNNNNNNNNNNNNNNNNNNNNNNNNNNNNNNNNNNNNNNNNNNNNNNNNNNNNNNNNNNNNNNNNNNNNNNNNNNNNNNNNNNNNNNNNNNNNNNNNNNNNNNNNNNNNNNNNNNNNNNNNNNNNNNNNNNNNNNNNNNNNNNNNNNNNNNNNNNNNNNNNNNNNNNNNNNNNNNNNNNNNNNNNNNNNNNNNNNNNNNNNNNNNNNNNNNNNNNNNNNNNNNNNNNNNNNNNNNNNNNNNNNNNNNNNNNNNNNNNNNNNNNNNNNNNNNNNNNNNNNNNNNNNNNNNNNNNNNNNNNNNNNNNNNNNNNNNNNNNNNNNNNNNNNNNNNNNNNNNNNNNNNNNNNNNNNNNNNNNNNNNNNNNNNNNNNNNNNNNNNNNNNNNNNNNNNNNNNNNNNNNNNNNNNNNNNNNNNNNNNNNNNNNNNNNNNNNNNNNNNNNNNNNNNNNNNNNNNNNNNNNNNNNNNNNNNNNNNNNNNNNNNNNNNNNNNNNNNNNNNNNNNNNNNNNNNNNNNNNNNNNNNNNNNNNNNNNNNNNNNN
Proteins encoded in this window:
- the LOC107021472 gene encoding multiple inositol polyphosphate phosphatase 1 isoform X1 — protein: MLKEGMNIMILLLLFLAITQFSNADEPFDVRKHLATVTRYADSKDISANSFVSSEIPDQCTPIHLNLVARHGTRAPTKKKIRELEALDAHLEVLVRDAKEHKQYSEKIPSWLAEWRSPWKGKVTGGELITEGEDELYHLGIRVRERFPDLFNEEYHPDVYSIKTTQVPRASASAVAFGMGLFNERGKLGPGRHRAFAVTSESRASDIVLRFHDCCQSYKAFRKSQEPNVDKLKEPLLNEITRELVRQYGLNFTNQDVSSLWFLCKQEASLLNITNQACSLFSPSEVSLLEWTDDLELFILKGYGDTLNYRMGVPLLEDVVQSMEQAIKAKEEGYATGIYEKARMRFAHAETLLPFSCLIGLFLEESEFERIQREESLELPPKPPKNRNWRGSNVAPFAGNNMLILYSCQSDNSSKYFVQVLHNERPIALPGCHGSSFCPFEIFKDKIAAPHLKHDYNMLCNVIEQKQKDSASSKLSQILGWFWSLRNAGSLARKDDL
- the LOC107021472 gene encoding multiple inositol polyphosphate phosphatase 1 isoform X2 gives rise to the protein MLKEGMNIMILLLLFLAITQFSNADEPFDVRKHLATVTRYADSKDISANSFVSSEIPDQCTPIHLNLVARHGTRAPTKKKIRELEALDAHLEVLVRDAKEHKQYSEKIPSWLAEWRSPWKGKVTGGELITEGEDELYHLGIRVRERFPDLFNEEYHPDVYSIKTTQVPRASASAVAFGMGLFNERGKLGPGRHRAFAVTSESRASDIVLRFHDCCQSYKAFRKSQEPNVDKLKEPLLNEITRELVRQYGLNFTNQDVSSLWFLCKQEASLLNITNQACSLFSPSEVSLLEWTDDLELFILKGYGDTLNYRMGVPLLEDVVQSMEQAIKAKEEGYATGIYEKARMRFAHAETLLPFSCLIGLFLEESEFERIQREESLELPPKPPKNRNWRGSNVAPFAGNNMLILYSCQSDNSSKYFVQVLHNERPIALPGCHGSSFCPFEIFKDKIAAPHLKHDYNMLCNVIEQKQKDSASNIF
- the LOC107021472 gene encoding multiple inositol polyphosphate phosphatase 1 isoform X3; its protein translation is MLKEGMNIMILLLLFLAITQFSNADEPFDVRKHLATVTRYADSKDISANSFVSSEIPDQCTPIHLNLVARHGTRAPTKKKIRELEALDAHLEVLVRDAKEHKQYSEKIPSWLAEWRSPWKGKVTGGELITEGEDELYHLGIRVRERFPDLFNEEYHPDVYSIKTTQVPRASASAVAFGMGLFNERGKLGPGRHRAFAVTSESRASDIVLRFHDCCQSYKAFRKSQEPNVDKLKEPLLNEITRELVRQYGLNFTNQDVSSLWFLCKQEASLLNITNQACSLFSPSEVSLLEWTDDLELFILKGYGDTLNYRMGVPLLEDVVQSMEQAIKAKEEGYATGIYEKARMRFAHAETLLPFSCLIGLFLEESEFERIQREESLELPPKPPKNRNWRGSNVAPFAGNNMLILYSCQSDNSSKYFVQVLHNERPIALPGCHGSSFCPFEIFKDKIAAPHLKHDYNMLCNVIEQKQKDSAST